The stretch of DNA CACGTTCCCACGGAACCAGTTCATCGTGGGTAACGAGGAACAGATTCGCTACGTCGACGAGGACGCGACGCCGCTGGTTTCGGACGACGACCGGATCGACACCGATCCGCTCCTCAACGCCACCGTCCTCGCCGGCAGTTCGAAAGTCGGTGCCGTGGTCTTCGACCTGGATCCCGACCGGTCGTACCGGATCCGATTCCTTCCGACCGGTGGCGAGGGTGAGACACACTACCTCGACATCGGTACGATCTCCGATATTCAACCCCTCGAGAGTTCGATCGTCGGCTAAAGCCAGAGCAACTGCGCGTGGAGCGCGTCGCCGAGATCCAAGACGCGTTCCTCGTCGACGAGGCCGGCCTCAATGGCGACGGTGACACACTCCTCGCCGACGAGGTTGGCGACCGAGGCCCGCGTCAGCGAGTCCACCACCTCGTCGGCGTCGGCTTCGTCGCCCCCGTAGAACTCCTCGGTCACCGTCAGCGACACGTCGTCGTCGCCGTAGGTTTCGCCGAGACACTCCTCGTCACAGACGGCGACGAGCAGCCCCTCGGGGGTGTCGCGCTCGCGGACCAACATCTACCGGTCCTCGACCAGTTCACGTTCGGCCTCCTCGCGTAGCTCCTCGGCCTGCTCTTGGACGCGTTCGGCCTCCTCGCTCCGTCCCGCCTCCTCCAAGGCGATGGCCTTCTCCTCCAGCACCGCGGTGTTGCGCATCCCGAGACGGATGGCGTTGTCAAAGCAGTCGACCGCGTTCTCGTGCAGGCCACGCTCCGAGAGAAAGAAGCCGCGGTTGTACCACGCCTGCGCGAACCGAGGGTCAACCTCGACCGCCCGCTCGGCGTGTTCCAACGCCTGTTCCGTGCGCCCCCACTCCCAGAGCGCGTACGCCAGATTCGTGTGTGCCGACGCGGCGTGTTCGGAGTCCTCGCCGATGGCCAGCGCTTCCTCGTAAGCACCGACCGCCTCGTCGTACTCCTCGAGTTGGGCGTGGGCGGCGCCCTTGTTCACCCACGCCTCCTGCTCGATTCGGTCGTTCTCGGCGAACCCCGCCGCCCGCTCGAACGTCTCCGTCGCCTCCTCGAAGCGGTTGATACCCATGTAAGAGAGTCCGACGTCGACGAGGCGTTCGGCGTCGACCTGGTCGCTGGCGACGTTGCGCTCGTCGAGCATGTCGGTCAGCACCCGCGAGTCGACGGGGTCGACCTGCGCCGGGTCGACCGAGAGTTCGGGCGGGTCGAGCGAGAACTCCTCGTACTCCTCGTCGAAGCCCTGCCCTTCCGAGAACCGGTGGGGGCGGTCGTCGTCCATACGGGCGTTTCGGCGCCGGATCGGTTAAGACCTGCGTCACCGGCTCTCCGGCGTAGGGCTTACGACCGCCCGTCGCTCATCCTCCCCATGCGACTGTTCGTCAGCGTCGACCTCGACGACCCCGACGCCGTCGCCGGCACACAGGCCCACTTGCCCGACGTGGCGAGCCTCCGTCCCGTCGACCCTCGAGGGGCCCACGTGACGCTGAAGTTCCTCGGCGAAGCCGACCCGGACCGCCTCGACGACGCCCTCGCGACGGCCGTCGACGACGCCGGCGTCGCGCCCTTCCGCATGGTCGTCGGCGGCTTCGGCGTCTTCCCCTCGCTCGACTACATCAGCGTCGTCTGGACGGGCGTCCGCGAGGGCGCCCCCGAACTCACGCGTCTGCACGAGGCGATCGAACGCGAGACGACGGCGCTCGGCGTCGACCCCGCCGACCACGCGTTCACGCCCCACGTCACCCTCGCACGGATGGACGACGCTCGGGGCACGGAAGCGGTCCAGCAGGTCGTTCGTGAGGCCGATCCCACCGTCGGCCGATACGACGTGACGGAGGTGCGTCTCACCGAGAGCCGACCGACGGACGACGGGCCGGCGTACCGGACGGTCGCGCGGTTCCCGCTGGCGTGACGCCGGACGCCGCCGGCCCGATGCACGGCCGGCAGCGAGTGCACGACGCAGTCGCGTGCCCCCGAGCGAAGTCGTAGCCACGACCACCGCGACCGAGAACCCGGCACGACCGCCACACCCGCGCCGTACGATGGCACTCCGGGGCCGACAACGACGGCCCTCACTCCCCGCTCCGAACGACGTAGTACGGTAGAAACGGACCAAACGATCCCCCGAGTCGGATCGGATCGCCAACCCGACTCAGTGGCTATCGGTTGCGTCAGTCGTGGTTACGTGAGTGCGAGGAGAAAGCCCCGCGCTTCAGGGCGGGGATGAATCCGACACGCTCATGCCACTCGCTCTCATACATTGGTCTACCGGAGTTCCCTCGCCGGGACACACCGGCTTCGCCGGTACAGACGCTTTGCGTCCACGTCCCACGGGGTAACAAATCCGACACCAGTCCACGGCGTAACACCTCAGGTGACGCGAACCGTGGTACCCAGTCGGCTGAATACCCGACCGTGGAGGGGCGAACGGTATTCGCCCCGTCGAAGCGTCTGGCACGTCCGGGTGGGAAGGCCGCTTTGACACGGCTAAACGCACTGCAAAGCACGCCCTTGGTAATAACTGGGCGGCGACCCCCGACGTGGGACGCGAAAGCGTACTTCGCCACCGAGGAAACGTGCAACCTTGAACTCCCCTTCGGGGAATCCTCGCCCTTCAGGGCGGGGAGGATGTCAACGGCGTCCTCCACGTCCATGCCGGCCTCGTCGGGGGATGGACTCCCGTTGCACTCGCGGGTGTCGGCTCCGCCGGTGCACTCGTGCTCCTCTCGACCGACCATCGGCGGCGACCGCTCTCCCCCATCGGTGGTCCGGACACTACGGTGCCGTTTCCCCTCCGGATCGTGGCCAAGTCGGCATACGGGACGACCGACCGCGTCGACGGGGCGGTTCAGGTAGCCCCGATCCGCGTCTCGATCGACCCCTGTGGGAGACTCAGTACGACGCACGTTCCACGCGGTGCGTTTTCTTCGATCGAGATCTCACCCCCGTACAGCGAGATGGTCCAGTAGACGATCCACAGTCCGATCCCGGTGCCGTGTTGTAGGGGCGTTTCCTCGCCTCTCTCGATCGTTTCCTGTTCCTGATCCGGGATGCCGGGTCCGTCGTCGGCGACGACGAGTTCTATCCACTCGCCGGTTCGATCCTCGCTC from Haloplanus salinus encodes:
- a CDS encoding DUF424 domain-containing protein — translated: MLVRERDTPEGLLVAVCDEECLGETYGDDDVSLTVTEEFYGGDEADADEVVDSLTRASVANLVGEECVTVAIEAGLVDEERVLDLGDALHAQLLWL
- a CDS encoding tetratricopeptide repeat protein, coding for MDDDRPHRFSEGQGFDEEYEEFSLDPPELSVDPAQVDPVDSRVLTDMLDERNVASDQVDAERLVDVGLSYMGINRFEEATETFERAAGFAENDRIEQEAWVNKGAAHAQLEEYDEAVGAYEEALAIGEDSEHAASAHTNLAYALWEWGRTEQALEHAERAVEVDPRFAQAWYNRGFFLSERGLHENAVDCFDNAIRLGMRNTAVLEEKAIALEEAGRSEEAERVQEQAEELREEAERELVEDR
- the thpR gene encoding RNA 2',3'-cyclic phosphodiesterase, whose protein sequence is MRLFVSVDLDDPDAVAGTQAHLPDVASLRPVDPRGAHVTLKFLGEADPDRLDDALATAVDDAGVAPFRMVVGGFGVFPSLDYISVVWTGVREGAPELTRLHEAIERETTALGVDPADHAFTPHVTLARMDDARGTEAVQQVVREADPTVGRYDVTEVRLTESRPTDDGPAYRTVARFPLA